From Quercus lobata isolate SW786 chromosome 1, ValleyOak3.0 Primary Assembly, whole genome shotgun sequence, one genomic window encodes:
- the LOC115950800 gene encoding secreted RxLR effector protein 161-like yields the protein MKKEFEMSMVGELNYFLGLQVKQWKDEIFISQEKYAENLVKRFGLDSKKHASTPMSSLVKLSSDLAGVEVDPTLYKSMIGSLLYLTASRLDIAFSVGVCAHFQAAPKESHMTAVKRIIRYVNGTSDCGIWYSRDSNDYLFEYSDADWIRCVNDRKSTSGGYFYLENNLVSWMSKKQNSVSLSMAKAWYIAVESCYAQLLWMKKLLHDYGIS from the coding sequence ATGAAGAAGGAATTTGAAATGAGCATGGTGGGGGAGTTAAACTACTTCTTAGGTCTTCAGGTAAAACAATGGAAAGATGAGATATTCATATCTCAAGAAAAGTATGCCGAAAATCTCGTAAAAAGATTCGGTTTAGACTCCAAGAAACATGCATCCACTCCAATGAGTTCCTTGGTAAAACTGAGCTCCGATCTAGCCGGTGTGGAAGTAGATCCAACACTCTACAAGAGCATGATTGGGAGTCTCCTTTACCTCACTGCGAGTAGGCTGGATATAGCCTTTAGTGTTGGGGTATGTGCACATTTTCAAGCAGCACCCAAAGAGTCCCATATGACAGCGGTCAAAAGAATCATCCGCTATGTCAATGGAACATCTGACTGTGGAATTTGGTACTCAAGAGATTCAAATGACTACCTATTCGAATACTCGGATGCTGATTGGATCAGGTGTGTtaatgatagaaaaagcacctCGGGAGGCTACTTCTACCTCGAAAATAATTTGGTGTCttggatgagcaaaaagcaaaattcagtgtctctatcaATGGCTAAAGCATGGTATATTGCGGTGGAGAGTTGTTATGCTCAACTATTGTGGATGAAAAAGCTTCTTCATGATTATGGAATTTCTTAA